One region of Faecalibacter bovis genomic DNA includes:
- a CDS encoding adenylate kinase, translating into MLNIVLFGPPGSGKGTQAKFLEEKYSTPQISTGDLFRFNLKNETELGKLAQSYMGKGQLVPDEVTTNMLVDHLDNNPNEHGYIFDGYPRTTAQAQELDKILAEKYNDDVTVTLALVVEDEILVERLLERGKTSGRADDVDVNIIRDRIKEYYEKTAIVAEHFKAQGKWVEIDGVGSIEDITNKLYAAIDAANAK; encoded by the coding sequence ATGCTAAACATTGTATTGTTCGGCCCTCCTGGTAGCGGTAAAGGAACACAAGCTAAATTCTTAGAAGAAAAATATTCAACTCCTCAAATTTCAACAGGAGATTTATTCCGTTTCAATTTAAAAAATGAAACAGAATTAGGAAAATTAGCTCAATCTTATATGGGTAAAGGACAGTTAGTTCCTGATGAAGTAACTACAAATATGTTAGTAGATCATTTAGATAATAATCCAAATGAACACGGATATATTTTTGATGGTTATCCAAGAACTACGGCTCAAGCTCAGGAATTAGATAAAATTTTAGCTGAAAAATACAACGATGATGTTACTGTTACATTAGCTTTAGTTGTAGAAGATGAGATTTTAGTTGAACGTTTATTAGAACGTGGTAAAACTTCTGGTCGTGCTGATGACGTTGATGTAAATATTATTCGTGATCGTATCAAAGAATACTACGAAAAAACTGCTATTGTTGCAGAGCATTTTAAAGCACAAGGTAAATGGGTGGAAATTGACGGTGTAGGTTCAATTGAAGACATTACAAATAAATTATATGCTGCAATTGATGCTGCAAACGCAAAATAA
- the hpt gene encoding hypoxanthine phosphoribosyltransferase: MNEIEIHGKKFIPYIAFEEIEQSIKEMANKVYEEYKDETPIFIGVLNGVVMFMSDFLKQYPGNCEISFLKLKSYEGTESTGKIQIQMDIPMNVEGRHVIILEDIVDTGNTLVELHRILKEKNVKSLKVATLLFKPEAYKKDLEVDLVGITIPDKFVVGYGLDYDGYGRNLPDIYQIKS, from the coding sequence ATGAATGAAATAGAAATTCACGGTAAGAAATTTATACCGTACATTGCTTTTGAAGAAATCGAACAATCAATTAAAGAAATGGCTAACAAAGTGTACGAAGAGTACAAAGACGAGACGCCTATCTTTATTGGAGTTTTAAATGGAGTTGTAATGTTCATGAGTGACTTTTTAAAGCAATATCCAGGAAATTGTGAAATCTCTTTCTTAAAATTAAAATCTTACGAGGGTACAGAATCAACAGGAAAAATTCAAATCCAAATGGATATTCCTATGAATGTGGAAGGACGTCACGTAATAATTTTAGAGGATATTGTGGATACTGGAAACACTTTAGTAGAGTTACACCGCATTTTAAAAGAGAAAAACGTAAAATCTTTAAAAGTTGCTACGTTATTATTTAAACCAGAAGCATACAAAAAAGACTTAGAAGTTGATTTAGTAGGGATTACTATTCCTGATAAATTTGTTGTAGGTTACGGTTTAGATTACGATGGTTACGGAAGAAACTTACCTGATATTTATCAAATAAAATCTTAA
- the hemN gene encoding oxygen-independent coproporphyrinogen III oxidase: MNNLIQKYNIPGPRYTSYPTVPFWDEEGLTKQTWIDTFQKSFLESNETEGISLYIHLPFCESLCTFCACNKRITKQHAVEQPYITTVLKEWQLYLDIMPTKPVIKEIHLGGGTPTFFSPENLKILLEGIINTSIVAKGHEFSLEGHPNNTTKEHLQVLYDLGFRRVSYGVQDYDLKVQEAINRVQPYENVKRATEDARAIGYTSVSHDLVFGLPHQTLEGMIHTINKTKELNPDRISFYSYAHVPWIKGVGQRGFQEKDLPSPELKRKLYETGKKMFEEMNYFEIGMDHFALEHDSMYQSMINKSLHRNFMGYSSSKTQVMIGLGVSSISDSWYSFAQNEKTVEEYEASINKGELSVYRGHILTEEDLIMRRHILNLMCNLETSWEDDNMKFNGIENVKSMLKGMEDDGLIIIKENGIEVKEVGRPYVRNVCMSLDLRMLENEPETRLFSMTI; encoded by the coding sequence ATGAACAATTTAATTCAGAAATATAATATTCCAGGACCTCGTTACACAAGTTACCCTACGGTACCTTTTTGGGACGAAGAAGGTCTTACAAAACAAACATGGATTGATACTTTCCAGAAGTCATTCTTAGAAAGTAATGAAACTGAAGGAATCTCTTTATATATCCATTTACCGTTTTGCGAATCGTTGTGTACTTTTTGTGCATGTAATAAACGAATCACAAAACAACACGCTGTAGAGCAACCTTATATTACAACGGTTCTTAAAGAGTGGCAATTATATTTAGATATTATGCCAACAAAGCCAGTAATAAAGGAAATCCATTTAGGTGGTGGAACGCCTACATTTTTCTCGCCAGAAAATTTAAAGATTCTTTTAGAAGGAATTATCAATACATCAATTGTTGCTAAAGGACATGAATTCAGTTTAGAAGGACATCCAAACAATACAACAAAAGAACATTTACAGGTTTTATACGATTTAGGTTTTCGCCGTGTTTCTTATGGAGTTCAAGATTATGATCTTAAAGTTCAGGAAGCAATTAATCGTGTACAACCCTACGAAAATGTAAAACGTGCCACTGAAGATGCACGTGCAATTGGTTATACATCTGTTTCTCATGATTTGGTTTTTGGTTTACCACACCAAACTTTAGAAGGAATGATACATACGATTAATAAAACAAAGGAGTTAAATCCTGATCGTATTTCTTTTTACAGTTATGCACATGTGCCTTGGATAAAAGGTGTAGGACAACGTGGTTTTCAAGAGAAAGATTTACCTTCTCCAGAATTAAAACGTAAATTGTACGAAACAGGTAAGAAAATGTTTGAAGAAATGAATTATTTCGAAATCGGAATGGATCATTTTGCTTTAGAACATGATTCAATGTATCAATCAATGATAAATAAATCATTACATCGTAACTTTATGGGGTATTCTTCATCAAAGACACAAGTAATGATTGGTTTAGGAGTTTCATCAATTAGTGATTCTTGGTACAGTTTTGCTCAAAACGAGAAAACAGTGGAAGAATATGAAGCTTCTATAAACAAAGGAGAATTATCAGTATATAGAGGTCATATTTTAACAGAAGAAGATTTAATTATGCGTCGTCATATTCTAAATCTGATGTGTAATTTAGAAACTTCTTGGGAAGACGATAACATGAAATTTAACGGAATCGAGAATGTAAAATCGATGCTGAAGGGAATGGAAGATGATGGTTTAATTATCATCAAGGAAAACGGGATTGAAGTAAAAGAGGTAGGCCGTCCTTATGTAAGAAATGTTTGTATGTCTTTAGATTTACGAATGTTAGAAAACGAGCCTGAAACCAGACTTTTTTCGATGACAATTTAA
- the kdsA gene encoding 3-deoxy-8-phosphooctulonate synthase: protein MIQNISNIKHKDSSNFFLIAGPCAIENEDMAMRIAERVISITDKLNIPYVFKGSFKKANRSRIDSFTGIGDETALKILRKVGETFDVPTTTDIHEPFHADMAAEYVDILQIPAFLVRQTDLVVAAANTGKHVTLKKGQFLSPEAMQFPVQKVTDSGNNNVAIIERGTMLGYGDLVVDYRGIPVMQNYAPVILDVTHSLQQPNQASGVTGGKPELIETIAKAGIAVGADGLFIETHPDPKNAKSDGANMLQLDLLEGLLEKLVRVRQAVI, encoded by the coding sequence ATGATACAAAACATATCTAATATTAAACATAAAGATTCTTCGAATTTTTTTTTAATTGCAGGACCATGTGCAATAGAAAACGAAGATATGGCAATGAGAATTGCTGAGCGAGTGATTTCGATTACTGATAAATTAAATATTCCTTACGTATTTAAAGGTTCATTTAAAAAAGCAAATCGTTCTCGTATTGATAGTTTTACTGGTATTGGAGATGAAACAGCTTTAAAAATATTACGTAAAGTAGGAGAAACATTTGATGTACCTACAACGACAGATATTCACGAGCCTTTCCATGCTGATATGGCTGCAGAATATGTTGATATTTTACAAATTCCTGCCTTTTTAGTTCGACAAACAGATTTGGTTGTTGCAGCTGCAAATACAGGTAAACATGTAACATTGAAAAAAGGGCAATTTTTATCGCCAGAAGCAATGCAATTTCCAGTTCAGAAAGTAACTGATTCAGGAAATAATAATGTAGCAATTATAGAGCGTGGTACAATGTTAGGTTACGGAGATTTAGTCGTAGATTATCGTGGAATACCGGTAATGCAAAATTATGCTCCTGTAATTTTAGATGTTACACACTCTTTACAACAACCAAATCAAGCGTCTGGTGTAACTGGAGGAAAGCCTGAATTGATTGAAACAATTGCGAAAGCAGGTATTGCGGTAGGCGCAGATGGATTATTTATCGAAACACATCCAGATCCTAAAAATGCTAAAAGTGATGGAGCAAATATGCTTCAATTAGATTTATTAGAAGGTTTATTAGAAAAACTTGTCCGCGTAAGACAAGCTGTTATCTAA